A portion of the Etheostoma cragini isolate CJK2018 chromosome 13, CSU_Ecrag_1.0, whole genome shotgun sequence genome contains these proteins:
- the si:dkey-175m17.7 gene encoding dual specificity protein phosphatase 10: MPPLPLDERIVVIQRPKNVALCEASPQTIQQHSSQISASANGHPPQFHPSQSHFYTPSCKPLTLECKRRSSRVQKFKSDQPIVPAGVRHIPSHCHSNGTVTLGPRLPSHTHTIDIRVTVDKGGRGGGISNSLGRSGSVKGGRGKCASSQLDQGQCERRSGTAVRPSGAEHKSQRSRHIQLSSSPKGGLQFVPAQAQQHKFRSEKENASFLNRGDQEFPSVGRSKNSKLGTVHQSQNSHSLPYHQNSVPVPRASILNSHYPSSPPSQPTHVPVSCQQLNQPHPSRTRPLRPHILGLPLSTGSSHAGGFPSPDHTCTIDCTHPFSCGCWRLVKCRGCRGHPASCQGGGGSSSTSFSCVHNVGAVKRGGKEMGLRNLGGCLSTASTSNTSSSNSTVSDCRATLFKPLRCASCSSEARNFESPAILRKKLVGGCLPCTPLSSSAPLRAIQSCVTGCNPKASQTGSSTCSYCSSDPIVVTFNPRRGKPPGRGIGTANSMGMFQADDDDYSVRTIWPEELAKKMTHSKAQKNHCAGMGVGVGKTCATPAQNGSNGTGLALLDCQNLQEYAQSQLTDRAGRRRLQQGKMAALDFMGRRSGSGYDDGRSSLKRLLNKAEDVGIEQDGDAAYPRSPSPSSASPPSPVSFSPPPSAPGTLIKPKPWQRDREGGHSLPLAQSLHLALNSLNREQDEENSRMHLSLPLSSSLPAFLSDETAMTPDAENAVVSPILPFLFLGNERDAQDLDLLLRLNIGYVVNVTTHLPLYHVNSGLRYKRLPATDNSKQNLRQYFEEVFEFIEEAYQSGQGVLVHCQAGVSRSATIVIAYLMKHTLMTMTDAYKYVRSRRPVVSPNLNFMGQLLEFERDLNSGVTPRILMPKLSGVETQV, from the exons ATGCCTCCCCTCCCTCTTGATGAGCGCATAGTGGTCATTCAGCGCCCTAAAAACGTAGCCCTGTGCGAGGCTTCCCCACAAACCATCCAGCAGCACTCCTCTCAAATATCAGCCTCTGCCAATGGACACCCTCCTCAATTCCACCCTTCGCAGTCTCATTTCTATACACCTTCCTGTAAACCTCTGACTCTGGAATGCAAGCGCAGATCCTCTCGTGTGCAGAAATTCAAGAGCGACCAGCCTATCGTCCCGGCAGGTGTCAGACACATTCCTAGCCACTGCCACAGCAATGGCACAGTAACTCTTGGCCCACGGCTGCCCTCCCACACACATACTATTGATATCCGGGTGACGGTGGACAAAGGAGGACGGGGAGGAGGAATTAGCAACTCGTTAGGGCGCAGTGGAAGTGTAAAGGGTGGCAGAGGAAAATGTGCCTCTTCACAGTTGGATCAAGGACAGTGTGAGAGAAGAAGTGGAACCGCAGTGAGGCCAAGTGGTGCCGAACACAAGTCACAGCGAAGTCGCCATATTCAGCTGTCATCTTCCCCCAAAGGTGGCCTACAATTTGTCCCAGCACAGGCGCAGCAGCATAAGTTCAGGAGTGAAAAGGAAAACGCTAGTTTTCTTAACAGAGGCGATCAGGAATTTCCCTCTGTAGGTCGCAGTAAGAATTCCAAACTGGGAACTGTCCATCAAAGCCAAAATAGTCACAGTCTGCCCTACCACCAAAACTCCGTCCCTGTGCCCCGTGCCTCCATACTAAACTCCCACTATCCATCATCCCCTCCCTCCCAGCCCACCCATGTCCCAGTTTCATGTCAGCAACTCAACCAGCCGCACCCGTCCCGCACCAGGCCTCTCCGCCCTCACATTCTTGGTCTACCCCTCTCCACTGGCTCCTCTCACGCTGGAGGGTTTCCCAGCCCTGACCATACCTGCACCATCGACTGCACACACCCATTCAGTTGTGGCTGCTGGAGGTTGGTAAAATGCAGAGGGTGTAGGGGGCACCCTGCTAGCTGCCAAGGAGGTGGAGGAAGCTCTTCCACCTCGTTTTCCTGTGTTCATAATGTCGGAGCAGTGAAGAGAGGTGGCAAGGAAATGGGCCTAAGAAATCTGGGTGGGTGTCTCTCCACCGCCTCCACCTCCAACACCTCCTCTTCTAACAGCACTGTGTCTGACTGCCGAGCAACCCTGTTCAAACCGCTCAGATGTGCCTCCTGCTCTAGCGAGGCCAGAAACTTTGAGAGTCCAGCTATCCTTCGTAAAAAATTGGTGGGGGGATGCCTTCCCTGTACCCCGCTGTCATCCTCGGCCCCGCTCCGGGCGATACAGAGCTGCGTCACAGGCTGCAACCCCAAAGCCTCTCAGACAGGCAGCTCCACCTGCAGTTACTGCAGCAGCGACCCCATAGTGGTGACATTTAACCCTCGCAGAGGCAAACCCCCTGGAAGAGGCATCGGTACGGCTAATTCAATGGGTATGTTCCAAGCCGATGATGATGACTACAGTGTGCGTACTATCTGGCCTGAAGAACTAGCTAAGAAGATGACCCATTCGAAAGCCCAAAAGAATCACTGTGCCGGGATGGGAGTAGGAGTCGGGAAGACCTGTGCAACCCCGGCCCAAAATGGCAGTAACGGAACAGGCCTTGCCCTCCTGGACTGTCAAAACCTCCAGGAATATGCACAGTCACAGCTCACAGACCGTGCCGGCCGGCGCCGGCTTCAGCAAGGGAAAATGGCGGCCCTTGATTTTATGGGCCGCAGGTCAGGATCTGGGTACGATGATGGCCGGAGCTCGCTGAAGAGGCTCTTGAATAAAGCCGAAGATGTAGGAATTGAGCAAGACGGAGATGCAGCATATCCACGCTCCCCTTCTCCCAGCTCTGCCTCTCCACCGTCACCTGTGTCCTTTTCGCCTCCACCGTCCGCCCCTGGCACACTCATCAAACCCAAACCttggcagagagacagggagggaggacATTCACTGCCGTTGGCTCAGTCCCTTCACCTGGCCCTCAACTCCCTTAACAGAGAGCAAGATGAGGAGAACAGCAGAA TGCACCTTTCTCTGCCGCTCTCGTCTTCTTTGCCAGCTTTTCTGTCCGATGAGACCGCGATGACTCCCGATGCGGAGAATGCCGTGGTCAGTCCCATCCTGCCCTTCCTGTTTCTGGGTAACGAGAGAGACGCCCAGGACCTGGACCTGCTGCTACGCCTCAACATCGGCTACGTGGTCAACGTGACCACACACCTGCCCCTCTACCACGTCAACTCTGGGCTGCGCTACAAAAGGCTGCCAGCAACTGATAACAGCAAGCAAAACCTTCGACAATACTTTGAGGAGGTTTTTGAGTTCATTG AGGAGGCATATCAAAGTGGACAGGGAGTGTTGGTGCACTGCCAGGCAGGCGTGTCCCGTTCTGCAACCATTGTCATCGCCTACCTTATGAAGCACACCCTCATGACAATGACGGATGCCTACAAATACGTGCGGAGTCGTCGTCCAGTAGTGTCCCCGAATCTGAACTTCATGGGCCAGCTTTTGGAGTTCGAGAGGGACCTCAACTCCGGGGTGACTCCTCGTATCCTGATGCCTAAACTGAGTGGCGTGGAGACTCAGGTGTGA